The following is a genomic window from Ethanoligenens harbinense YUAN-3.
TGGGATGCCGACGCGGGTGATGCGGAAACTCCCATCCCCACCAAGGATCAGATCGTGCAGCGCGTCCTCCGGGAGATCGGGCATAAAACCAATCCCGTTATCCTCATGCACGATTTCGGCAATCGCACCAGCACCATTGAAGCCGTGCCGCTGATCGTTCAGCAGTTGCAGGCACAAGGCTATACGTTCGGCACCCTTTCGGCCGCCACGCCGGCCACCCTCTTTAAGCCCGTCGTCACCGCAGCGTCATGAAAACCGGAAACCGCCGCTTTCTTGTTCTACTTTCGGTTCTGACCGCACTGTGCTGCATTGCTGTTGTGTTTATCAATTTCATGGGCATGCCCCCGTTTGAAAGCGCCGTGGCGGCCGCATCCGCTCCCGCGTCCTCCGGCACGTTTTCCTCCGGCGTGGCGGACACTTCCGCCTTTTCAGCCGTATCCACGGTACCCTCCTCCCGGGCAGCGGTTTCTGTCTCCGACGCGGCCGGCGCGCCAGTGGATATCAACACGGCAGACGCGAACACGCTCGCTTCCCTGCCGGGCATCGGGGACACGCTGGCTCAGCGCATCATCGACTACCGCAACGCACACGGCCCGTTTACCAGCACCGCCCAGCTCGACCAGGTCAAGGGCATTGGCGAAAAGAAAATGGCCGAACTACAGGGACTGATTACGACATAGATCGAAACGAAAACCGCGAAGGGCATGCCGTTAGAACGGCGTGCCTTTTTGTTTTGAATCCAACAGCGCGGCCCGCTGGATGGTCTGCCGGCCGTATTTG
Proteins encoded in this region:
- a CDS encoding ComEA family DNA-binding protein, with the protein product MKTGNRRFLVLLSVLTALCCIAVVFINFMGMPPFESAVAAASAPASSGTFSSGVADTSAFSAVSTVPSSRAAVSVSDAAGAPVDINTADANTLASLPGIGDTLAQRIIDYRNAHGPFTSTAQLDQVKGIGEKKMAELQGLITT